In the Clostridium beijerinckii genome, one interval contains:
- the rnr gene encoding ribonuclease R, which yields MGIKQTLASFMKEPAYRPMDIEELIAVFDIKKNEYNAFKKTLRTMENEGLIIRTKKDKYMIANANHEEEGLIIGSLQSHSKGFGFLIPEEEGQKDVFIPSNCINGAMNGDKISVRVTREDTKTKKREGEVVEIIERNTTRIVGVYEDSKNFGFVVSEDPRISKDVFISKKDRNGANDGDVVTVKITKWPEENRKAEGVVTEVLGRKGDRGIDILMIIKKLGLPEEFSEKVQKYAEGISDEIDEEEYKGRRDLRDLRMVTIDGEDAKDLDDAVSIEKLSNGNFKLGVHIADVTHYVKENSPLDKEALKRATSVYLIDRVVPMLPRKLSNGICSLNPRVDRLTLTCFMEIDHKGKVVDHEIVESVIKTDERMTYKDVTKILRDNDEELIKRYDYLIDDFKMMEELCGILRNKRTKRGAIDFEIAEAKITLNELGKPIEIKPYDREISNRMIEEFMLAANETVAEHMFGTHLPFVYRIHESPDEEKLAKFKEFVYNLGYAIQWTEEIRPKSFQEILEKVKGKNEETVVSTLLLRSMMQARYAPECSGHFGLAAEYYCHFTSPIRRYPDLQIHRIIKEYLHGEVDGTRINKLKNIVGYAAKQSSEMERKAQDAEREVDDLKKAEYMQERIGQEFEGIISSVTSFGIFVELPNTIEGLVHITDLDDDYYIFNEANLSLIGERTKKLYKLGDKVKVECVNVDITNREIFFKITQEPKREEKDKDFESEGKISEVEKKLVEV from the coding sequence ATGGGAATAAAACAAACATTAGCAAGTTTTATGAAAGAACCTGCATATAGGCCAATGGACATTGAAGAGTTAATTGCTGTATTTGATATAAAGAAAAATGAATATAATGCGTTTAAAAAGACTTTAAGAACTATGGAAAATGAAGGACTTATTATAAGAACTAAAAAAGACAAGTATATGATAGCTAATGCGAATCATGAAGAAGAAGGTCTTATTATAGGATCGCTTCAATCACATTCAAAAGGTTTTGGATTTTTAATTCCAGAAGAAGAGGGACAAAAAGACGTATTTATACCAAGCAATTGTATAAATGGAGCTATGAATGGTGATAAAATATCTGTTAGAGTAACAAGAGAAGATACAAAGACCAAGAAAAGAGAAGGAGAAGTAGTAGAAATTATTGAAAGAAACACTACTAGAATAGTAGGTGTATATGAAGATTCTAAAAATTTTGGTTTTGTAGTTTCTGAGGATCCAAGGATATCTAAAGATGTATTCATCTCAAAGAAGGATAGGAATGGTGCCAATGATGGAGATGTTGTTACAGTTAAGATAACAAAATGGCCTGAGGAAAATAGAAAAGCTGAAGGAGTTGTAACAGAGGTTTTAGGAAGAAAAGGTGACAGAGGAATAGACATTCTAATGATAATTAAAAAACTTGGACTTCCAGAAGAATTTAGTGAAAAAGTTCAAAAGTATGCTGAAGGTATTTCTGATGAAATTGATGAAGAAGAATATAAAGGCAGAAGAGATTTAAGAGATTTGAGAATGGTAACAATAGATGGTGAAGATGCTAAGGATTTAGATGATGCTGTATCTATCGAAAAATTAAGTAATGGCAACTTTAAACTAGGAGTTCATATTGCCGATGTAACACACTATGTAAAAGAAAATAGTCCATTAGATAAGGAAGCATTAAAAAGAGCAACATCAGTTTATTTAATAGATAGAGTTGTTCCGATGTTACCTAGAAAATTATCTAATGGAATATGTTCATTAAACCCTAGAGTAGATAGATTAACATTAACTTGCTTCATGGAGATAGATCATAAAGGAAAAGTTGTAGACCATGAAATTGTAGAATCTGTAATAAAAACTGATGAGAGAATGACATATAAAGATGTCACAAAGATATTAAGAGATAATGATGAGGAACTTATAAAAAGATATGACTATCTTATTGATGACTTTAAAATGATGGAAGAGCTATGCGGTATATTAAGAAATAAGAGAACCAAAAGAGGTGCCATTGATTTTGAAATAGCAGAAGCTAAGATAACACTTAACGAGTTAGGAAAACCAATTGAGATTAAACCGTATGATCGTGAAATATCAAATAGGATGATAGAAGAATTTATGTTGGCAGCAAATGAGACAGTTGCAGAGCATATGTTTGGTACTCATCTACCTTTTGTATACAGAATACATGAGAGTCCAGATGAAGAAAAATTAGCTAAATTTAAAGAATTTGTTTATAATTTGGGATATGCTATTCAATGGACAGAAGAAATAAGACCAAAAAGTTTTCAAGAGATTCTAGAAAAGGTTAAGGGAAAAAACGAAGAAACAGTTGTAAGTACACTTTTATTAAGATCTATGATGCAGGCAAGATATGCACCAGAATGTAGCGGACATTTTGGGCTTGCAGCTGAGTACTACTGCCACTTCACTTCACCAATAAGAAGATATCCTGATTTACAAATTCATAGAATCATAAAAGAATATTTGCATGGAGAAGTAGATGGAACTAGAATAAATAAATTAAAAAATATAGTAGGTTATGCAGCTAAACAATCTTCTGAAATGGAAAGAAAGGCTCAAGATGCAGAAAGAGAAGTTGATGATCTTAAAAAAGCTGAGTATATGCAAGAGAGAATTGGTCAAGAATTCGAAGGAATTATATCTTCAGTTACATCTTTTGGAATATTCGTTGAGTTACCAAACACCATTGAAGGTTTAGTTCATATAACAGATCTAGATGATGATTATTATATATTCAATGAAGCAAATTTAAGCTTGATTGGTGAAAGAACTAAAAAGTTATATAAACTTGGAGATAAAGTAAAAGTAGAATGCGTTAATGTAGATATAACAAATAGAGAGATATTTTTTAAGATTACACAAGAGCCAAAGAGAGAAGAAAAAGATAAAGATTTTGAATCAGAAGGAAAAATTAGTGAAGTAGAAAAAAAGTTAGTTGAAGTATAA
- the smpB gene encoding SsrA-binding protein SmpB, with the protein MARKRNENSLAENRKARHDYFVEEAMEAGLVLVGTEVKSIRNGRVNLKDCYADIYNGEIFVKNMHISPYEQGNIFNVDPLRERKLLLHRDEIRRLDGLVSRDGYTLIPLSLYLKDGKVKVALGVCKGKKNYDKRDSMLEKAHKRDMDRAIKEKNKY; encoded by the coding sequence ATGGCAAGAAAAAGAAATGAGAATTCATTAGCAGAAAATAGAAAAGCAAGGCATGACTATTTTGTAGAAGAGGCAATGGAAGCAGGATTGGTTTTAGTTGGGACAGAGGTTAAATCAATAAGAAATGGAAGAGTGAATCTTAAAGACTGTTATGCAGATATATATAATGGTGAAATATTTGTAAAGAATATGCACATATCTCCTTATGAACAAGGAAATATATTTAATGTAGATCCATTAAGAGAGAGAAAATTACTTCTTCATAGAGATGAAATAAGAAGACTTGATGGTTTAGTGTCTAGAGATGGATATACCTTAATACCTCTATCATTGTATTTGAAGGACGGAAAAGTTAAAGTTGCGCTTGGAGTTTGTAAAGGTAAGAAAAATTATGATAAGAGAGACTCGATGTTAGAAAAAGCTCATAAGAGGGACATGGATAGAGCAATTAAGGAAAAGAATAAATATTAA
- a CDS encoding bifunctional metallophosphatase/5'-nucleotidase, giving the protein MKKLLKFRKVISIFTSLFFIITLFSSFSIRVYATENEKMFDVIEITDFHGTLNDSSGNQVAGVLADRIEKVKESNKDRTLILGGGDLYQGSATSNIMKGVPVQETMSKIGMEITTLGNHEFDWGLDTTTNTTMKGAAYSIVCSNLYDKKTGKRVFDPYKIITKDGIKIAVIGGITRETETSVSPKFVSDYKFTDLASEINPIALQIKKDKLADVVIVLVHEGDKGDNATGPVFDLANNLQNVDAVFGGHSHTKTAAIAKNTNIPVYIGGSNGKGYIDAKFKLTSDNKIVFDQPNLETSYVALDNDKGYKTGTPQTDSDVDKIVDNANKQIEPMTSEVIGYNTEKDLTRKLDASPYGSSVLGNWASDVTRNSIKADVGFQNNGGLRIDIPQGNITVGTMWQFMPFDNTIYKLSMTKSQLKEVLEQAVADNSKGLQVSGIKFGYDSNLPSGQRVKSITKEDGTPISDNESLSVAVPDFVAQGGDSFTAFTKYGGLDVKNDTHVLVRDAFIDWCKENKDKNDKNTIPNTDIPRMVNMSSSITLLATTDVHGTVLNYDYGTGKAPSKAQGLAKVSSYVKSVRENNNNVMLIDNGDTIQGTPLSYYYDILDTTLEHPMAKVMGAMKYDSWTLGNHEFNYGLDVLNRVIKDYKSEGIEVLGANIYKNDSTNFVDPYIMKSFYVNGKEVKVAVIGLENKCIPSWEDKKHYDGLVFNDLVDESKKWVKEVKAKGADVVIISAHSGQETDADVIPENEINAIATQVDGIDAIIAGHTHLKVNDLTKKNPEGKVVPIVESTKGATGLAQVDMNFDGNAKLIGISTKNIVIDNGIVDDQEIVDLIKPYEDTTLKYVDTKIGTSTGEFTGSGQLTEPTAIMELINKVQKESAGTQLSIAAPLSSGAYIPQGDVTIKDMMAVYVFENFLYGVKMTGKQLKDWMEYSVRYYAQTTGDNAAVIKDPILNIPDYNLDQLYGATYDIDLTQPACTIDKETGRVISGNRIKNLKVNGVEVKDSDEFTVAINNYRFNGGGGFMKAAGLSNTDPSIIVYDSGKALGDDGQVRSLMTSYIKKHGEISPDCSNNWEILNLDKQKKAA; this is encoded by the coding sequence GTGAAAAAACTTCTAAAGTTCAGAAAAGTTATATCAATTTTTACTAGCTTATTCTTCATAATTACTTTATTTAGCTCGTTTTCTATAAGAGTTTATGCAACTGAGAATGAAAAAATGTTTGACGTTATCGAAATCACTGATTTTCATGGAACACTTAATGATTCATCAGGAAATCAAGTTGCAGGGGTTTTAGCAGATAGAATAGAAAAAGTGAAAGAGTCTAATAAAGATAGGACATTGATTTTAGGTGGAGGTGATTTGTATCAAGGATCTGCAACATCTAATATCATGAAAGGGGTTCCTGTTCAGGAGACTATGTCTAAGATTGGAATGGAGATAACAACTCTTGGAAATCATGAGTTTGATTGGGGATTGGATACAACTACAAATACAACAATGAAGGGTGCAGCGTATTCAATAGTTTGCAGCAATCTTTACGATAAGAAGACTGGCAAGCGTGTATTTGATCCATATAAAATTATAACTAAAGATGGCATAAAAATCGCCGTTATAGGAGGAATAACAAGAGAAACAGAGACGAGTGTATCACCTAAATTTGTGAGTGACTATAAATTTACAGACCTTGCAAGTGAAATAAATCCTATTGCACTACAAATAAAGAAAGATAAATTGGCGGATGTAGTAATTGTATTGGTGCATGAAGGTGATAAGGGTGATAATGCAACAGGGCCAGTATTTGATTTAGCTAATAACCTTCAGAATGTAGATGCTGTATTTGGTGGACATAGCCATACTAAAACTGCTGCAATTGCTAAGAATACCAATATTCCAGTATATATTGGGGGATCAAACGGTAAAGGATATATAGATGCTAAATTCAAGTTGACTAGTGATAATAAAATCGTATTTGATCAGCCAAATCTTGAAACAAGTTATGTGGCGCTAGATAATGACAAAGGATATAAAACTGGAACACCACAAACAGACAGTGATGTTGATAAAATTGTAGATAATGCCAATAAACAGATAGAGCCAATGACGAGTGAAGTTATTGGGTATAATACAGAAAAGGATTTAACAAGAAAATTAGATGCTTCTCCATATGGATCATCAGTTTTAGGAAATTGGGCATCTGACGTTACAAGAAATTCTATTAAAGCTGATGTTGGATTTCAAAATAATGGAGGTCTTAGAATAGATATTCCACAAGGAAATATTACAGTCGGAACTATGTGGCAGTTTATGCCTTTTGATAACACAATTTATAAATTAAGCATGACAAAATCTCAATTAAAAGAAGTTCTAGAGCAGGCTGTTGCGGATAACAGTAAGGGGTTACAGGTATCGGGAATTAAATTCGGCTATGATTCAAATCTTCCATCAGGTCAAAGAGTTAAATCTATCACAAAAGAAGATGGAACCCCTATTAGTGATAACGAAAGTTTATCTGTTGCAGTTCCAGATTTTGTGGCTCAAGGAGGAGATTCGTTTACTGCATTTACAAAGTACGGTGGATTAGATGTTAAAAATGATACTCATGTTTTAGTAAGAGATGCATTTATAGATTGGTGTAAAGAAAATAAAGATAAAAATGATAAAAATACAATACCTAATACTGATATACCAAGAATGGTTAATATGTCTAGTTCAATAACTTTATTAGCAACAACGGATGTTCATGGTACAGTTTTAAATTATGATTATGGAACAGGAAAAGCACCATCTAAAGCACAGGGATTAGCTAAAGTTTCATCATATGTTAAAAGTGTAAGAGAAAATAATAATAATGTGATGCTAATTGATAATGGAGACACAATTCAAGGAACACCACTATCATATTACTATGATATTTTAGACACTACTTTAGAGCACCCTATGGCAAAGGTTATGGGAGCTATGAAGTATGATTCGTGGACACTAGGAAATCATGAATTCAATTATGGATTAGATGTATTAAATAGAGTGATTAAAGACTATAAGTCAGAAGGAATAGAAGTACTTGGAGCCAATATATATAAGAACGATTCAACAAATTTTGTAGATCCATATATAATGAAAAGTTTTTATGTTAATGGTAAAGAAGTAAAAGTAGCGGTTATAGGTTTAGAAAATAAATGCATACCAAGTTGGGAAGATAAAAAACATTACGATGGATTGGTATTTAATGACCTTGTAGATGAATCTAAAAAGTGGGTTAAAGAAGTAAAAGCCAAGGGCGCAGATGTTGTTATAATTTCAGCACATAGTGGTCAAGAGACTGATGCAGATGTTATACCAGAAAATGAAATTAACGCAATAGCAACACAAGTTGATGGTATAGATGCAATTATAGCAGGTCATACACATTTGAAAGTAAATGATCTAACTAAGAAGAATCCAGAAGGTAAAGTTGTTCCAATAGTTGAGTCAACTAAGGGAGCTACAGGTTTGGCACAAGTTGATATGAACTTTGATGGAAATGCAAAGCTTATAGGAATTTCAACAAAAAACATTGTTATTGATAATGGCATAGTAGATGATCAGGAGATTGTCGATTTAATTAAACCTTATGAAGATACAACATTAAAATATGTAGATACAAAAATAGGAACTTCAACTGGAGAATTTACAGGAAGTGGGCAGTTAACAGAGCCTACTGCAATTATGGAGCTGATTAATAAAGTACAAAAAGAAAGTGCTGGGACTCAATTATCAATTGCAGCACCATTAAGTTCTGGAGCATATATACCTCAAGGTGATGTTACAATAAAAGATATGATGGCAGTATATGTATTTGAAAACTTTTTGTATGGAGTAAAAATGACAGGAAAGCAATTGAAAGACTGGATGGAATATTCAGTTAGATATTATGCTCAAACAACAGGGGATAATGCAGCAGTAATAAAAGATCCAATATTAAATATTCCAGATTATAACTTGGATCAATTATATGGTGCAACATATGATATTGATTTAACACAACCTGCATGTACTATCGACAAGGAAACAGGAAGAGTAATATCAGGAAATAGAATAAAGAATTTAAAGGTTAATGGTGTTGAAGTAAAAGATTCAGATGAATTTACAGTTGCTATAAACAACTATAGATTTAATGGCGGTGGTGGTTTTATGAAAGCCGCTGGATTAAGCAATACTGATCCAAGTATTATTGTCTATGATTCAGGAAAAGCACTTGGTGATGATGGCCAAGTGAGAAGTTTAATGACTAGCTACATTAAAAAACATGGAGAGATATCTCCAGATTGCTCAAATAATTGGGAGATACTGAATTTAGATAAGCAGAAAAAAGCAGCCTAA
- a CDS encoding methionine ABC transporter ATP-binding protein: MIEIKNVVKNFGETQVIKDVSISIKEGEIYGIIGHSGAGKSTLLRCINGLESYDGGSINVMGKEVSSLEGKSLREFRKDLGMIFQNFNLMQRKNVFDNVALPLEVWGYNKSEIKDKVLRLLDLVGLTDKKLSKPSELSGGQKQRVAIARALALDPKILLCDEATSALDPKITKDILALLSKINKELGITIVMVTHQMEVIKEVCEKVALLDGGKIKAEGRSEDLFLQPGKSLKKFLGEEDEGILPEEGVNIKIFFPSDSSENALITKMARELEIDFSIVWGKLEKFRSEVLGGLVININEEDKDKVIKYLENKDILLEVIE, encoded by the coding sequence TTGATAGAAATCAAAAATGTGGTAAAGAATTTTGGGGAAACACAAGTTATAAAAGATGTATCAATAAGCATTAAAGAGGGCGAAATTTATGGAATAATAGGACACAGCGGAGCAGGAAAGTCAACACTATTAAGATGCATTAATGGACTTGAATCTTATGATGGAGGTTCAATAAATGTAATGGGGAAAGAGGTTTCATCATTAGAAGGAAAAAGTCTTAGGGAATTTAGAAAAGATTTGGGGATGATTTTTCAAAATTTCAATCTTATGCAAAGAAAAAATGTTTTTGATAATGTTGCTCTTCCTCTTGAAGTGTGGGGGTACAACAAAAGTGAAATTAAGGACAAAGTATTAAGATTATTAGATTTAGTTGGATTAACAGACAAAAAGCTAAGCAAACCGTCAGAGCTTAGTGGTGGACAAAAACAAAGAGTAGCAATAGCAAGGGCATTAGCGTTAGACCCTAAAATACTACTTTGTGATGAAGCAACTTCTGCATTAGATCCTAAAATTACAAAAGACATTTTAGCATTACTTTCTAAAATAAACAAAGAATTAGGGATTACAATAGTAATGGTAACTCATCAAATGGAAGTAATAAAAGAAGTTTGTGAAAAAGTTGCATTGCTAGATGGTGGAAAAATAAAAGCAGAAGGAAGATCAGAAGATTTATTCTTACAACCAGGAAAATCATTAAAGAAATTCTTAGGAGAAGAAGATGAAGGAATATTACCAGAAGAAGGTGTTAATATCAAGATATTCTTCCCAAGTGATTCTTCTGAAAATGCACTAATTACAAAGATGGCAAGGGAATTAGAGATAGATTTTTCTATAGTTTGGGGAAAACTTGAAAAATTTAGGAGCGAAGTATTAGGTGGGCTTGTAATAAACATCAACGAAGAGGATAAGGACAAGGTTATAAAGTACCTTGAAAATAAGGATATCTTATTGGAGGTGATCGAATAA
- a CDS encoding methionine ABC transporter permease, with product MNQVIVKALIETLEMVFASTIGSLILGFIPAIILTVTAKDGLKPNKIVYTVLDLIINILRSFPVIILMVAIIPLTRFIAGKSIGTEAAIVPLTIAAAPFVARIIESSLREVDKGIIEAARSFGASNTQIIFKVMLKEAIPSIASGITLTIISIVGYSAMAGTIGGGGLGQVAISYGYQRFQTDYMVVTCIVLIIVVQGLQLIGNYFYNKLSK from the coding sequence ATGAATCAGGTAATAGTAAAAGCTTTAATAGAAACTCTAGAGATGGTTTTTGCATCGACTATAGGTTCACTTATTTTAGGATTCATACCTGCAATAATATTAACAGTTACTGCAAAAGACGGATTAAAACCAAATAAAATAGTTTATACAGTTTTAGATTTAATAATTAATATATTAAGAAGTTTTCCAGTTATCATATTAATGGTAGCAATAATACCATTAACTAGATTTATTGCTGGTAAATCTATAGGTACAGAAGCAGCTATTGTTCCACTTACAATTGCAGCAGCACCATTTGTAGCAAGAATTATAGAATCATCACTTAGAGAAGTCGATAAAGGAATAATAGAGGCGGCAAGATCTTTTGGAGCATCAAACACTCAAATTATCTTTAAGGTAATGCTTAAAGAAGCAATTCCTTCAATAGCATCAGGAATTACTCTTACAATAATAAGCATTGTTGGATATTCTGCAATGGCAGGAACTATTGGGGGTGGAGGACTTGGTCAAGTAGCTATAAGCTATGGATATCAAAGATTCCAAACTGATTATATGGTAGTAACATGTATTGTGTTAATCATAGTAGTACAAGGACTACAGCTTATAGGCAATTATTTTTACAATAAATTATCAAAATAG
- a CDS encoding MetQ/NlpA family ABC transporter substrate-binding protein, with product MKKKSILSVVLAGVVTLGLVGCGGTATSGSKDSKNDKVIKIGVTPKPHEEIVNIAKPLLEKEGYTVEITEFNDYNQPNTAVEEGSLDANFFQHTPYLNEQNSSKGYHLVSVGAIHLEPMGLYSKKVKSLDELKDGATIAVPNDPSNEARALKLLAGKGLIKIKDGELVTSKDITENPKNLKFNELEAAAVPRAIDDVDAAVINGNYAIEAKFNPAKDAIIIEDKASEAAKPYANIVVVKQGNENQEKIKALVKAMTSPEVKEFIEKEYNGSVIPVF from the coding sequence ATGAAAAAGAAATCAATTTTATCAGTAGTTTTAGCAGGAGTAGTGACACTAGGATTAGTAGGTTGCGGGGGCACAGCTACTTCAGGAAGTAAAGATTCTAAAAATGACAAGGTAATAAAGATTGGGGTAACACCAAAGCCACATGAAGAGATAGTAAATATAGCTAAACCATTACTTGAAAAAGAAGGATATACAGTAGAAATAACAGAATTTAATGATTACAATCAACCTAACACTGCTGTAGAAGAAGGTTCATTAGATGCAAACTTCTTCCAACATACTCCATACTTAAATGAACAAAATTCATCTAAGGGATATCACCTAGTTTCAGTTGGTGCAATACATTTAGAACCAATGGGATTATATTCTAAGAAGGTAAAAAGTTTAGATGAACTTAAAGATGGAGCTACAATTGCCGTTCCTAATGATCCATCAAATGAAGCTAGAGCATTAAAATTATTAGCAGGAAAAGGCTTAATAAAAATTAAAGATGGAGAACTAGTTACATCAAAGGATATTACTGAAAACCCTAAAAACTTAAAGTTTAATGAATTAGAAGCAGCAGCAGTTCCAAGAGCAATAGATGACGTTGATGCTGCAGTAATCAATGGAAACTATGCTATAGAAGCTAAATTTAATCCAGCAAAAGATGCAATTATTATTGAAGATAAGGCTTCAGAAGCTGCTAAACCTTATGCAAACATAGTTGTTGTAAAACAAGGTAATGAAAATCAAGAAAAAATCAAAGCTTTAGTAAAAGCTATGACATCACCAGAAGTTAAAGAATTTATAGAAAAAGAATACAATGGTTCAGTAATTCCAGTATTTTAA
- a CDS encoding YkvA family protein, with translation MNISEVKVKLTGNDILSIINEFVKVDGLDLRTVTINDGIILEGTLKKGINIDFNIKVQLVGCVHNKITVKIVKVKALNVGFFRILRSFVLKQLAKAFKKYGINSDRDKVIIDINTILQDVPYVNLNISEVFMKKSEVWAEISNVEVSILGELIKESDVEETSEEEEIDVASLDLTDKTKDCYSVGRNKITNKLSENVRNYKEYIFVLPDIASLIYRLLKDKRVSIKTKLIMSAGIAYVTVPVNIIPNSIPFIGVIDDIGVIFFVLNKIIKDIPLSIIVENWEGKNDILLVLKKGIEYLTNFTNAANIEKLYGAVEELSSL, from the coding sequence ATGAACATATCAGAAGTAAAAGTTAAATTAACTGGTAATGATATATTAAGTATAATCAATGAATTTGTTAAGGTTGATGGGTTGGATTTAAGAACAGTAACTATTAATGATGGAATAATATTAGAAGGAACTTTGAAAAAGGGAATAAATATAGACTTCAATATAAAGGTCCAATTAGTTGGGTGTGTTCATAACAAAATTACTGTAAAGATAGTTAAAGTTAAAGCATTAAATGTTGGTTTCTTCAGAATATTAAGAAGTTTTGTGTTAAAGCAATTAGCAAAAGCTTTTAAAAAGTATGGAATAAATAGTGATAGAGATAAAGTAATAATTGATATAAATACAATACTTCAAGATGTACCGTACGTAAATCTAAATATTAGTGAGGTCTTCATGAAAAAATCAGAGGTATGGGCTGAAATTTCTAATGTTGAGGTTTCAATACTAGGAGAATTAATAAAGGAAAGTGATGTTGAAGAAACAAGTGAAGAAGAAGAGATTGATGTAGCATCATTGGATCTTACAGATAAAACTAAAGATTGCTATTCTGTCGGAAGAAATAAAATTACAAATAAATTATCTGAAAATGTGAGAAATTATAAAGAGTATATATTTGTATTGCCAGATATAGCTTCTTTAATATATAGATTACTTAAGGATAAAAGAGTATCTATAAAGACTAAGCTTATAATGTCGGCAGGAATAGCATATGTAACTGTACCAGTTAACATAATACCTAATAGTATACCATTTATAGGTGTGATTGATGATATTGGAGTTATATTTTTTGTTTTAAATAAGATTATTAAAGATATACCATTATCGATAATAGTAGAGAATTGGGAAGGTAAAAATGATATACTTTTAGTATTAAAAAAAGGAATAGAATATCTAACTAACTTTACAAATGCTGCAAATATTGAAAAATTATATGGTGCTGTAGAAGAATTATCATCACTATAG
- a CDS encoding viroplasmin family protein, with protein MAKKVYAIQYGFDIKNNKKVENVIVNTWNECLAYVKGVKGAKYKSFEDIEEAKSYLNEGNRMLKKSDESYPKDCLHAYVDGSYNSSDGRYSYGVVCVNDDVVEYIESGAEKDSSSKNIRQIAGELKGAVRAVEYALEHGQKKVVLFHDYEGIAHHATGAWERKEESSMQYYKKMQELINSGMEIIFVKVDSHTGDLFNELVDEKCKECLGITSDRTVEKWLSKNVIRVSGTKVKEEILSIAPSHSNNIILIGEDEDLQMENILNVDKKDDNEIRFEQIISLYRNNAIEGKKIISKLLSKEKEKLIFYLLKEYVDNN; from the coding sequence ATGGCGAAAAAAGTTTATGCAATACAATATGGTTTTGATATTAAAAATAACAAAAAGGTTGAAAATGTAATAGTCAATACTTGGAATGAATGCTTAGCATATGTAAAAGGGGTAAAGGGAGCAAAGTATAAGAGTTTCGAAGACATAGAAGAGGCAAAATCATATCTAAACGAAGGAAATAGAATGCTAAAAAAGAGTGATGAAAGTTATCCAAAAGACTGTCTTCATGCATATGTTGATGGAAGTTATAATTCTTCTGACGGAAGATATTCTTATGGGGTAGTTTGTGTTAATGATGATGTTGTAGAATATATAGAAAGCGGAGCTGAAAAAGATAGCTCTTCTAAAAATATAAGACAAATAGCAGGCGAACTTAAGGGAGCTGTTAGAGCTGTTGAATATGCTTTAGAACATGGACAAAAAAAAGTAGTTCTATTTCATGATTACGAGGGGATAGCTCATCATGCAACTGGAGCATGGGAACGAAAAGAAGAATCATCTATGCAATATTATAAAAAGATGCAAGAGTTAATAAATTCTGGAATGGAAATTATATTTGTAAAAGTTGATAGTCATACTGGAGATTTATTTAACGAGCTTGTTGATGAGAAATGTAAAGAGTGCTTAGGGATAACTTCTGATAGAACCGTTGAAAAATGGTTAAGTAAAAATGTTATAAGAGTTTCTGGTACTAAGGTTAAAGAAGAAATCTTAAGCATAGCTCCAAGTCATTCAAATAATATAATTTTAATTGGCGAAGATGAAGATCTACAAATGGAAAATATATTGAATGTAGATAAGAAAGATGATAATGAAATTAGATTTGAACAAATTATTAGTTTATATAGAAATAACGCTATCGAAGGCAAAAAGATAATTTCTAAGCTATTAAGCAAAGAAAAAGAAAAATTAATTTTTTATCTTCTTAAAGAGTACGTTGATAATAATTAA